The following coding sequences are from one Sporomusaceae bacterium window:
- the larA gene encoding nickel-dependent lactate racemase, protein MQYSVHYGKRDEVFDIPDSYRVNIIGSNPTRPVADMKAGVLAALAAPIGSPPFRQVFGRGDKVVIVVSDVTRLWVRSDVLVPILLDELNAVGVPDADVAVVFATGDHRSQSAEEHRLIVGDEVLRRVKVYDHDCQAADLVDLGRSSRGTAVLLNRMVYEAPKLILTGGISYHLLAGFGGGRKSVAPGVAGYATIQENHGLALKAGPGEIGGGVMAGNPVAEDMDEICALAAPDFLLNVVVNENKDFIGIVAGHWREAHAAGTKVVEEAFAVPIGEKADVVVASCGGYPKDIQLYQSIKALDNADYAARDGGAIILVSECFDGPGPEAFLSWFRHETYAAMSAALHENFTMPGFVALRTKQILESKTVYLVSGLDAATAARVGMKPAASVADALAAVLPGGGLVHIMPHGTLTFPQLE, encoded by the coding sequence ATGCAATATAGCGTCCATTACGGCAAACGCGACGAAGTTTTCGATATACCTGATTCTTACCGGGTGAATATTATCGGTTCCAACCCGACCCGGCCGGTGGCCGATATGAAGGCCGGGGTGCTGGCCGCGCTGGCCGCGCCGATCGGTTCGCCGCCCTTCCGGCAGGTGTTCGGGCGCGGCGACAAGGTGGTGATCGTCGTCAGCGACGTTACCCGCCTGTGGGTGCGGAGCGACGTGCTTGTGCCCATATTGCTCGACGAGCTGAATGCGGTCGGCGTGCCTGACGCCGATGTGGCGGTGGTGTTCGCGACCGGCGACCACCGCAGCCAGTCCGCGGAGGAGCACCGTCTGATCGTCGGCGATGAGGTGCTGCGGCGGGTGAAGGTTTATGACCACGACTGCCAGGCGGCCGACCTTGTCGATCTCGGCAGGAGCAGCCGGGGGACGGCGGTACTGCTCAACCGCATGGTGTACGAGGCGCCGAAGCTCATTCTGACCGGCGGCATATCTTACCACCTGCTGGCCGGCTTCGGCGGCGGCCGCAAGAGCGTAGCCCCGGGCGTGGCCGGGTACGCGACCATCCAGGAGAACCACGGGCTGGCTCTCAAGGCGGGGCCGGGCGAGATCGGCGGCGGCGTGATGGCCGGCAACCCGGTGGCCGAGGATATGGACGAGATCTGCGCGCTGGCGGCGCCGGATTTCCTGCTGAATGTGGTGGTGAACGAGAACAAGGATTTCATCGGCATCGTGGCCGGCCACTGGCGCGAGGCCCACGCCGCCGGCACGAAGGTCGTCGAGGAGGCGTTCGCCGTCCCTATCGGCGAGAAGGCGGATGTCGTTGTCGCCAGCTGCGGCGGGTACCCGAAGGATATCCAGCTTTATCAGTCGATCAAGGCGCTCGACAATGCCGACTACGCCGCGCGGGACGGCGGCGCCATCATCCTGGTGAGCGAGTGCTTCGACGGCCCCGGCCCGGAGGCTTTTCTGAGCTGGTTCCGGCACGAGACGTATGCCGCGATGAGTGCGGCGCTGCATGAAAATTTTACGATGCCCGGCTTCGTGGCTTTGCGGACGAAGCAGATCCTGGAAAGCAAGACTGTTTACCTGGTGAGCGGCCTGGACGCCGCGACGGCGGCCAGGGTGGGGATGAAGCCGGCGGCGTCGGTGGCCGATGCGCTGGCGGCGGTCCTGCCCGGCGGCGGCCTGGTCCATATAATGCCGCACGGCACGCTCACATTTCCGCAGCTCGAATAG
- a CDS encoding sodium:solute symporter family protein: MNIALGIVIVYILVLYAVSWYSTKLSKGGGYLGYLLAGRGFGPAIVATMIAGLAVGGASTIGVAEGAYKQGLAAGWYNAAWAAGAIAAGFLVAEKFRQFETTSVPEILERHFDTSGRVIGVFGQIIIQMVITSLQYVAGGAILAALMPGIFTFNSGMMVSAVVFIGVTLVGGYWAAGLSNIINVIVIYLGIVAGAAMVVSNAGGIGKVVSSLPAGHPGFDLLAGLPMAIIVAWFVVMLTQAQSIQAVAQIAFAAKDGKKAKWGFILGGLIILPAGFICAIFGIVAAAKFPGITPAMALPKTLLELNPWVAGLALSGLWAADVSTAVGLLLGSSTLVVNDIYKRFINPDVPEKQQMLISRLTVLGISALTYWMATYAVGIIKTLLIGLTLTTSYTVVLLGLLFTPGLCKKGSAFWTLLTGIIFLALWQFVPAIRIVSHPIYLAWPVAIVTFLAVYFLDPRPANVTGAK; the protein is encoded by the coding sequence GTGAACATCGCCCTCGGTATTGTTATTGTTTATATTTTAGTCCTGTACGCGGTGTCCTGGTATTCCACCAAGCTCAGCAAGGGCGGCGGCTATCTCGGGTATCTGCTCGCCGGCCGCGGCTTCGGCCCCGCGATCGTGGCGACGATGATCGCCGGCCTGGCGGTCGGCGGGGCGTCGACCATCGGTGTGGCCGAGGGAGCCTATAAGCAGGGTCTGGCCGCCGGCTGGTACAACGCCGCCTGGGCGGCGGGGGCCATCGCCGCCGGTTTCCTGGTGGCGGAAAAATTCCGCCAGTTCGAGACGACTTCGGTGCCTGAGATCCTCGAACGCCATTTCGATACCTCGGGAAGAGTCATCGGCGTTTTCGGCCAGATCATCATCCAGATGGTCATCACCTCGCTGCAGTACGTGGCCGGCGGGGCCATCCTGGCCGCGCTCATGCCGGGGATTTTCACCTTCAACAGCGGCATGATGGTCAGCGCGGTCGTGTTCATCGGCGTAACGCTGGTGGGCGGTTACTGGGCCGCCGGGCTCAGCAACATCATCAATGTCATCGTAATTTATCTGGGGATTGTCGCCGGCGCGGCCATGGTAGTGAGCAATGCCGGCGGTATCGGCAAGGTGGTTTCTTCGCTGCCGGCCGGCCATCCGGGCTTCGACCTGCTCGCCGGGCTGCCGATGGCGATCATCGTCGCCTGGTTCGTGGTCATGCTTACCCAGGCCCAGTCCATCCAGGCGGTTGCCCAGATCGCCTTCGCCGCCAAGGACGGCAAAAAGGCCAAGTGGGGCTTCATCCTCGGCGGCCTGATCATTCTCCCGGCCGGCTTCATCTGCGCGATATTCGGCATCGTGGCTGCGGCCAAGTTCCCCGGCATCACCCCGGCCATGGCTCTGCCCAAGACGCTGTTGGAGCTCAACCCGTGGGTGGCCGGACTGGCCCTCTCCGGCCTGTGGGCGGCCGACGTTTCCACCGCCGTCGGCCTGCTGCTGGGCAGCTCGACGCTGGTGGTCAACGACATCTACAAGCGGTTTATCAACCCCGATGTGCCGGAGAAACAGCAGATGCTGATTTCGCGGCTGACCGTGCTGGGCATCAGCGCCCTGACCTACTGGATGGCCACGTACGCGGTGGGGATCATTAAGACGCTGCTCATCGGCCTGACGCTCACGACTTCGTACACCGTCGTGCTGCTCGGTCTGCTGTTTACCCCCGGCCTGTGCAAGAAGGGCTCGGCCTTCTGGACGCTGCTGACCGGCATAATCTTCCTGGCCCTGTGGCAGTTCGTGCCGGCCATCCGCATCGTATCTCATCCCATCTACCTCGCCTGGCCGGTGGCGATTGTCACCTTTCTGGCCGTCTATTTCCTCGACCCGCGCCCGGCCAACGTGACGGGGGCTAAGTAG
- the buk gene encoding butyrate kinase yields the protein MERILAINPGNTSTKLAVFDAEKPLFKKTVEHHGEELKGFTRIFDQENYRLELILKTLAEAGIALNSLSAVVGRGGLMKPMTSGTYEVNAQMVDDLEHRPQGEHASNLGAALALDLAKKLGIPAFIVDPVSVDEMEDVARISGLPELPRVSLVHALNHKAVARKVSAEKGRRYEDLNIVLAHLGSGISVAAHRKGRMIDVSNGKDEGAFSPDRCAGLPSTLLMKLCYSGKYTAKELAGQMLGSGGMFAYLGTRDVREAEKMAAEGNAQADLVLDAMAYQVAKEIGALATVLAGEVDYIVLTGGIAYSKRITEAVTARVKHIAPVVVSPGEEEMESLMLGALRVLRGEEKAKEYK from the coding sequence GTGGAAAGGATTCTCGCCATCAACCCCGGAAACACTTCGACCAAACTGGCCGTGTTCGACGCTGAAAAGCCGCTGTTCAAGAAGACGGTCGAGCATCACGGCGAGGAGCTGAAGGGTTTCACCCGCATTTTCGACCAGGAGAACTACCGCCTGGAGCTCATCCTCAAGACGCTGGCGGAGGCGGGCATCGCGCTGAACAGCCTCAGCGCCGTGGTCGGCCGCGGCGGGCTGATGAAGCCTATGACCAGCGGTACATACGAAGTCAACGCGCAGATGGTCGACGACCTCGAACACCGTCCCCAGGGCGAGCACGCTTCCAATCTCGGCGCCGCGCTGGCGCTCGATCTGGCGAAGAAGCTGGGCATTCCGGCGTTCATCGTCGACCCGGTGTCGGTGGACGAGATGGAGGATGTGGCCCGCATCTCCGGCCTGCCCGAGCTGCCGCGCGTCAGCCTGGTTCACGCTCTCAACCATAAGGCGGTGGCCCGCAAGGTGTCCGCCGAGAAGGGCCGGCGCTACGAGGATCTTAACATAGTGTTGGCGCATCTGGGTTCGGGGATTTCCGTCGCCGCCCACCGCAAAGGCCGGATGATCGATGTCAGCAACGGCAAGGACGAGGGGGCTTTTTCCCCTGACCGTTGCGCTGGGCTGCCGTCGACGCTGCTGATGAAGCTGTGCTATTCCGGCAAGTATACCGCCAAGGAGCTGGCGGGACAAATGCTGGGCTCCGGCGGCATGTTCGCCTACCTCGGCACGCGCGATGTCCGCGAGGCGGAGAAGATGGCCGCCGAGGGCAACGCCCAGGCCGACCTGGTGCTGGACGCGATGGCTTACCAGGTGGCGAAGGAGATCGGCGCGCTGGCGACGGTGCTGGCGGGCGAGGTGGACTATATCGTGCTGACCGGCGGCATCGCGTATTCAAAGCGGATCACCGAGGCGGTGACGGCGCGCGTCAAGCATATCGCCCCGGTGGTGGTGTCTCCCGGCGAGGAGGAGATGGAGTCGCTGATGCTGGGGGCGCTGCGGGTGCTACGCGGCGAAGAAAAGGCTAAGGAATATAAGTAG
- a CDS encoding bifunctional enoyl-CoA hydratase/phosphate acetyltransferase, producing MLRNFQEVLAWAKRPGQITISVAAAQDKDVLQAVKLAQDNGLARPLLVGDEAAIRPLLAEVGLPADTPVVDEKDMNKAALTAVALVSKGEAQVVMKGLINTSDFLKAVLHPEVGLRTGRLLSHLAVFEVPGEPKLIFHSDGGMNIAPTLAEKKDILLSAMLALQALGIERPNVAVLTANEQVSPKMPATLDAKALADMAAAGELPPGVVEGPIAFDVAVNPEAARHKGITSRISGQVDLFLMPNIETGNALGKATLYYGKAKMAGIVLGARNPIVLTSRAETAEGKLYSIALACLAAGGAERR from the coding sequence GTGCTAAGGAATTTTCAAGAAGTTCTGGCTTGGGCCAAACGGCCGGGGCAGATAACGATCAGCGTGGCCGCGGCCCAGGACAAGGATGTGCTGCAGGCGGTGAAGCTGGCCCAGGATAACGGCCTGGCCCGTCCCCTGCTGGTCGGCGACGAGGCGGCCATCCGGCCGCTGCTGGCGGAGGTCGGTCTGCCGGCCGATACGCCGGTGGTGGACGAGAAGGATATGAACAAGGCGGCGCTGACGGCGGTGGCGCTGGTGAGCAAGGGCGAGGCCCAGGTGGTGATGAAAGGCCTCATCAACACCAGCGATTTTCTCAAGGCGGTGCTCCATCCCGAGGTGGGCCTGCGCACCGGGCGGCTGCTGAGCCACCTGGCGGTTTTCGAGGTGCCGGGCGAGCCCAAGCTGATTTTCCACTCCGACGGGGGGATGAATATCGCGCCGACCTTGGCGGAGAAGAAGGATATCCTGCTGAGCGCCATGCTGGCGCTGCAGGCTCTCGGTATCGAGCGGCCGAACGTGGCTGTGCTGACGGCCAACGAGCAGGTCAGCCCCAAGATGCCGGCGACGCTGGACGCCAAGGCGCTCGCCGATATGGCGGCCGCCGGCGAGCTGCCGCCGGGGGTCGTGGAGGGCCCGATCGCTTTCGATGTGGCGGTCAACCCCGAAGCGGCCAGGCACAAAGGTATCACCAGCCGGATTTCCGGCCAGGTCGACCTTTTCCTGATGCCGAATATCGAGACAGGGAACGCGCTGGGCAAGGCCACTTTATATTATGGCAAGGCGAAGATGGCCGGGATAGTGCTCGGCGCCAGGAACCCCATTGTGCTGACTTCCCGCGCCGAAACGGCGGAAGGCAAATTATATTCGATCGCTCTGGCCTGCCTGGCGGCGGGCGGGGCGGAAAGGCGGTGA
- a CDS encoding 4Fe-4S binding protein produces MAKVVVLSEYCKSCGLCIGVCPRKVLAIGDKPNSKGYYVVTPADPDKCIGCGLCGTVCPDLALEIYKD; encoded by the coding sequence ATGGCGAAAGTCGTTGTGTTGAGCGAGTACTGCAAGAGCTGCGGCCTGTGCATCGGGGTGTGCCCCCGCAAGGTGCTGGCCATCGGCGACAAACCCAATTCGAAGGGCTATTACGTGGTGACGCCGGCCGACCCTGACAAGTGTATCGGCTGCGGGCTGTGCGGCACGGTGTGCCCCGATCTTGCCCTGGAGATCTACAAGGATTAG
- the vorB gene encoding 3-methyl-2-oxobutanoate dehydrogenase subunit VorB, with protein sequence MSKELMKGNEAIGEAAIRAGCKLFFGYPITPSTEIVEYLSKHLPKAGGTVLQGEDEVASINMCYGAATTGARVMTASSSPGFSLKQEGMSYLAAAELPVVVVNVNRTGPGLGGLGPSQSDYFQCTKGGGHGGYRQIVLAPSKGQELYDFTMEAFDLADKYRTPVVILSDGFLGQMMEPVELKKRPKAELPAKDWAVGGCKGRAKRKVASYSLTNEIGEVNNLHWEAKFAEMKDSLQRWESFHAEDAEYLIVGYGTCGRIAKSVVLKARKQGFKVGLIRPITLWPFPEEAFANLDGVKGILTVELNFGQMVEDVKLAVECRTPVYFHNRLGGMLPSENEILRKLGQVFDLAVEV encoded by the coding sequence GTGTCCAAGGAACTTATGAAGGGGAACGAGGCCATCGGCGAAGCGGCGATCCGCGCCGGCTGCAAATTGTTTTTCGGTTATCCGATAACCCCTTCGACCGAGATTGTCGAGTATCTGTCGAAGCATCTTCCCAAGGCGGGCGGCACTGTCCTGCAGGGCGAAGATGAAGTCGCTTCGATCAATATGTGTTACGGCGCCGCGACGACGGGCGCGAGGGTTATGACGGCTTCCTCCAGCCCGGGGTTCAGCCTCAAGCAGGAGGGTATGTCGTATCTGGCCGCGGCCGAGCTGCCGGTGGTCGTGGTAAACGTCAACCGCACGGGTCCCGGCCTCGGCGGACTGGGTCCGTCCCAGTCGGATTATTTCCAGTGCACCAAGGGCGGCGGGCACGGCGGCTACCGCCAGATCGTGCTGGCGCCGTCGAAGGGCCAGGAGTTGTACGATTTCACGATGGAGGCGTTCGATCTCGCCGATAAGTACCGGACGCCGGTGGTCATCCTGTCCGACGGGTTCCTCGGCCAGATGATGGAACCGGTGGAACTGAAAAAACGGCCCAAGGCCGAGCTGCCGGCAAAGGACTGGGCGGTGGGCGGCTGCAAAGGCCGGGCCAAGCGCAAGGTGGCCAGCTATTCCCTTACTAACGAGATCGGCGAGGTCAACAACCTCCACTGGGAGGCCAAATTCGCCGAGATGAAGGATAGCCTGCAGCGCTGGGAATCCTTCCATGCCGAGGACGCCGAGTATCTGATCGTCGGCTACGGCACATGCGGCCGCATCGCCAAGAGTGTGGTGCTGAAGGCCCGCAAACAGGGCTTTAAGGTGGGGCTCATCCGCCCGATTACTCTCTGGCCGTTCCCGGAAGAGGCGTTTGCCAACCTGGACGGCGTGAAGGGCATCCTGACGGTGGAACTGAACTTCGGCCAGATGGTCGAGGACGTGAAGCTGGCGGTCGAGTGCCGCACGCCGGTGTATTTCCATAACCGCCTGGGCGGCATGCTGCCCAGCGAGAACGAAATTCTGCGCAAGCTTGGCCAGGTCTTCGACCTGGCGGTGGAGGTGTAA
- a CDS encoding thiamine pyrophosphate-dependent enzyme, translating to MQRVFGRPKGLTELPFHYCPGCTHGVIHRLIGEVLEELDIIGDTIGVAPVGCAGFSLDFFACDFVGAAHGRAQAVATGIKRALPDKVVFTYQGDGDIAAIGTAHAIHVAARGEKITSIMVNNAVFGMTGGQMAPTTIGGQITTTSPYGRDCALVGTPIDMPKTVATLNGAVYVAACSVDTPKNIIQTKKCLKKAFQVQQAGLGYALVSILSTCPTNWGLSPADSLKWLQENMLPVYEMGELKVTEEVKAL from the coding sequence GTGCAAAGAGTATTCGGCCGACCCAAAGGCCTTACCGAGCTGCCTTTCCATTACTGCCCGGGTTGCACCCACGGCGTCATCCACCGTCTGATCGGCGAGGTGCTGGAGGAGCTTGACATCATCGGCGATACCATCGGCGTCGCGCCGGTAGGCTGCGCCGGTTTTTCCCTCGATTTCTTCGCCTGCGATTTCGTGGGCGCCGCCCACGGCCGCGCTCAGGCGGTGGCCACCGGCATCAAGCGGGCCCTGCCCGATAAGGTCGTCTTCACCTACCAGGGAGACGGCGACATCGCCGCGATCGGCACCGCCCACGCCATCCACGTGGCGGCCCGCGGCGAGAAGATCACTTCGATCATGGTCAACAACGCGGTGTTCGGCATGACCGGCGGGCAGATGGCGCCGACGACGATCGGCGGCCAGATTACGACGACCAGCCCTTACGGCCGCGACTGCGCCCTGGTAGGCACACCAATCGATATGCCCAAGACGGTGGCGACCTTGAACGGCGCGGTGTATGTGGCCGCCTGTTCGGTCGATACGCCGAAGAATATCATCCAGACCAAGAAGTGCCTGAAGAAGGCCTTCCAGGTGCAGCAGGCCGGGCTGGGGTACGCGCTTGTCAGCATCCTGTCGACCTGCCCGACCAACTGGGGACTGTCGCCGGCCGACAGCCTGAAGTGGCTGCAGGAGAATATGCTGCCCGTGTACGAGATGGGCGAGCTTAAGGTGACCGAGGAGGTGAAGGCGCTATGA
- a CDS encoding 2-oxoacid:acceptor oxidoreductase family protein — protein sequence MMDKILLAGFGGQGVMFIGKILTYAGMLDGREVCWIPSYGPEMRGGTANCSVLISDEEIHSPVIEYADFAIVLNQPSYDKFLPRVKPGGVLVANSSIISTAEKRDDIEIIAVPAGEMANELGNVSLANMVCLGALLPKLTMVDLASVEKAVSAVVGKKKPELYELNLAAVRKGLGQ from the coding sequence ATGATGGATAAAATTCTTCTGGCCGGTTTCGGCGGCCAGGGCGTCATGTTCATCGGCAAGATCCTCACCTACGCCGGCATGCTGGACGGCCGCGAGGTGTGCTGGATCCCTTCCTATGGCCCTGAAATGCGCGGCGGCACCGCCAACTGTTCGGTGCTGATTTCCGATGAGGAGATCCATTCCCCGGTCATCGAGTACGCCGATTTCGCCATCGTTTTGAACCAGCCGTCGTATGACAAGTTCCTGCCGCGCGTCAAACCGGGCGGGGTGTTGGTGGCGAACAGTTCGATCATTTCCACGGCCGAGAAGCGCGACGATATCGAGATTATCGCCGTGCCGGCCGGGGAGATGGCCAACGAGTTGGGCAACGTCAGCCTGGCGAATATGGTCTGCCTGGGGGCGCTGCTGCCCAAGCTGACGATGGTCGATCTGGCCAGCGTGGAGAAGGCTGTGAGCGCCGTTGTCGGCAAGAAGAAGCCCGAGCTTTACGAGCTTAATCTTGCGGCGGTGCGGAAGGGCCTCGGTCAATGA
- a CDS encoding radical SAM protein produces the protein MFYRLQEYCRLVAGARRGAVYNLQTGKVLSINQGALQLLLACQQSPLEDVLDIHAPEDKAFVDFLHRLVEMGLGSFYLDKPAAVSTAPPAAEPPKLNFLWLELTSNCNNRCLHCYATSGPCADSDAVPHSRWLSLIAEARAAGAAAIQFIGGEPLLYPRWRELVKKARAENFDFIEIFTNATLIDDDCVAFCKQHGVNIATTIYADSAAVHDRVTLNPGSFAKTTAAIDKILAAKVPLRIASIIMKANENEAKNIMDLCAKLGVEVTPPDVVRPTGRGDDKDLLPAAYAKTPIRPPFYTDPDSFAKAQRCHTCLAGKIAVTAGGDVIPCIFARSEICGNILASPLADVLNGQRLQQCWHTTKDKVEKCKDCEYRYACTDCRPLAQGSDSAKRWLACSVDCPYNPYTGKWEE, from the coding sequence TTGTTCTACCGGCTACAGGAATACTGCCGGCTGGTCGCCGGCGCCCGCCGCGGCGCCGTCTACAACCTGCAAACAGGCAAAGTCCTGTCGATCAACCAGGGTGCCCTTCAGCTCCTCCTCGCCTGCCAGCAAAGCCCCCTGGAGGACGTCCTGGACATACACGCCCCCGAAGACAAAGCCTTTGTCGACTTTCTCCACCGCCTCGTCGAAATGGGCCTGGGGTCGTTCTACCTCGACAAACCGGCCGCCGTCAGTACAGCGCCCCCGGCCGCCGAACCACCCAAACTCAACTTCCTGTGGCTCGAGCTCACCTCCAACTGCAACAACAGATGCCTCCACTGCTACGCCACCAGCGGACCCTGCGCCGACAGCGACGCCGTGCCCCATTCGCGGTGGCTTTCCCTCATCGCCGAAGCCCGCGCCGCCGGCGCCGCCGCCATCCAGTTCATCGGCGGCGAGCCCCTCCTCTACCCCCGCTGGCGGGAGCTTGTAAAAAAAGCCCGCGCCGAAAACTTCGACTTCATCGAAATCTTCACAAATGCCACCCTCATCGACGACGACTGCGTCGCCTTCTGCAAACAGCACGGCGTCAACATCGCCACAACCATCTACGCCGACAGCGCCGCCGTCCACGACCGCGTCACCCTGAACCCCGGCAGCTTCGCAAAAACGACGGCCGCCATCGACAAAATCCTCGCCGCCAAAGTGCCCCTGCGCATCGCCTCCATAATCATGAAAGCCAACGAAAACGAAGCCAAAAACATCATGGACCTGTGCGCCAAACTCGGCGTCGAAGTCACTCCTCCCGACGTCGTCCGCCCCACCGGGCGCGGCGACGACAAGGACCTCCTCCCCGCAGCCTACGCCAAAACACCCATCCGGCCGCCCTTCTACACCGACCCCGACAGCTTCGCCAAAGCGCAGCGCTGCCACACCTGCCTCGCCGGCAAAATCGCCGTCACCGCCGGCGGCGACGTCATCCCCTGCATCTTCGCCCGCAGCGAAATCTGCGGCAATATACTCGCCTCGCCCCTCGCCGACGTACTTAACGGTCAGCGTCTCCAGCAATGCTGGCACACCACCAAGGACAAAGTCGAAAAATGCAAAGACTGCGAATACCGTTACGCCTGCACCGACTGCCGGCCGCTGGCCCAGGGGTCGGACTCCGCCAAGCGCTGGTTGGCCTGCTCGGTGGATTGCCCGTATAATCCCTACACTGGAAAATGGGAGGAATGA
- the tig gene encoding trigger factor, with product MKVSAEKIDAHKMVLELEVPQSEVAKAVDKAYHKLAAKVNIPGFRKGKAPRKVLEMRLGKTALLDEAFELLATPAYMKALEEQDIEPVTRPEIEVVTFEEDKPLVFKATFVVKPVIELGEYKGLKVEKPAVTVDPAEVDKQIENLRMRHAKMVVAEGAALAQGDFAIIDFEGFIDGVPFKGGEGKGYPLEIGSGSFIPGFEDQLLGAKAGEERVVKVDFPAEYMAPELAGKSAEFTVKVNDVKRREIPAVDAEFVKEVSDFDSVEELKADIENNLKKAAENKADREYRGNVIKAAVNNCTVDLPEEVIENEIDSMLREMDVNLQNRGMSLAKYMEATKTDFAMLRANYREPAVESVKTDLMLEAIAKAENIEITGEDMEKEVAAMAASYQAPVDEVRKIIFAEGRMEALRRTVFRKKAAQVIIDSAAAE from the coding sequence ATGAAGGTTTCTGCAGAAAAGATCGACGCCCATAAGATGGTCCTGGAGCTTGAGGTGCCGCAGTCCGAGGTGGCGAAGGCGGTTGATAAGGCTTATCATAAATTGGCCGCTAAGGTTAATATTCCCGGTTTCCGCAAGGGCAAGGCGCCCCGTAAGGTTCTGGAGATGCGCCTGGGCAAGACGGCGCTCCTGGACGAGGCGTTCGAGCTGCTGGCGACGCCGGCTTATATGAAGGCTCTTGAGGAGCAGGATATCGAGCCGGTGACCCGCCCGGAAATCGAGGTTGTCACGTTCGAGGAAGATAAGCCGCTGGTGTTCAAGGCGACGTTTGTCGTCAAACCGGTTATCGAGCTTGGCGAGTATAAAGGTCTCAAGGTGGAGAAGCCGGCGGTGACGGTCGACCCGGCGGAAGTTGATAAGCAGATCGAGAATCTCCGCATGCGCCATGCCAAGATGGTGGTTGCCGAGGGAGCCGCCCTGGCGCAGGGCGATTTTGCGATTATCGATTTCGAGGGCTTCATCGACGGAGTGCCGTTCAAGGGCGGCGAGGGCAAGGGTTACCCGCTGGAAATCGGCTCCGGCAGTTTCATCCCCGGATTCGAGGATCAGCTCCTGGGCGCCAAGGCCGGCGAGGAACGCGTTGTGAAGGTGGATTTCCCGGCCGAGTACATGGCGCCTGAGCTGGCCGGCAAGTCGGCCGAGTTCACGGTGAAGGTCAACGATGTCAAGCGCCGGGAGATACCTGCCGTGGACGCCGAATTCGTCAAGGAAGTCAGCGACTTTGACAGTGTAGAGGAATTAAAGGCCGATATAGAGAATAATTTAAAAAAGGCGGCTGAGAACAAGGCCGACCGCGAGTACCGCGGCAATGTCATCAAGGCGGCGGTCAACAATTGCACCGTCGATCTCCCCGAAGAGGTAATCGAGAACGAGATCGACAGCATGCTGCGGGAGATGGATGTCAACCTCCAGAACCGCGGGATGAGTCTGGCTAAGTATATGGAGGCTACGAAGACGGATTTCGCCATGCTGCGCGCCAATTACCGCGAGCCGGCGGTGGAAAGCGTCAAGACCGATCTTATGCTTGAGGCGATCGCCAAAGCCGAGAATATCGAGATCACTGGCGAGGATATGGAAAAAGAGGTGGCCGCGATGGCTGCCAGCTATCAGGCGCCGGTGGATGAAGTGCGCAAGATTATTTTCGCCGAGGGCCGCATGGAAGCCCTGAGGAGAACGGTTTTCCGCAAGAAGGCCGCCCAGGTGATCATCGACAGTGCGGCGGCGGAATAA
- the clpP gene encoding ATP-dependent Clp endopeptidase proteolytic subunit ClpP, translating to MNFVPIVVEQSNRGERAYDIYSRLLKDRIIFIGGPIDDSVANVIIAQLLFLESEDPDKDIHLYINSPGGVVTAGLAIYDTMQHVKPDVSTICIGQAASMGSLLLAAGAPGKRFALPFSRIMIHQPHGGAQGQATDIEIHAREILRMREIGNEILVRHTGQSLEKIQRDMERDFFMSSEEAKEYGIIDAVMTQRRKEIPK from the coding sequence ATGAACTTCGTTCCCATAGTTGTCGAGCAGTCCAACCGCGGCGAGCGCGCCTACGATATTTACTCCCGTCTTCTCAAGGACAGGATTATCTTTATCGGCGGGCCGATCGACGATTCGGTAGCAAATGTTATCATCGCTCAGTTGCTTTTCCTGGAGTCTGAAGACCCTGACAAGGATATCCACCTGTATATCAACAGTCCCGGCGGCGTGGTTACCGCCGGCCTGGCGATCTATGACACGATGCAGCATGTCAAGCCCGATGTGTCGACGATCTGCATTGGCCAGGCGGCGAGCATGGGTTCGCTGCTGCTGGCGGCCGGGGCGCCGGGCAAGCGTTTCGCCCTGCCGTTCTCGCGTATCATGATCCACCAGCCTCATGGCGGCGCTCAGGGCCAGGCTACCGATATCGAGATTCACGCCCGGGAGATTCTGCGGATGCGGGAGATCGGCAACGAGATTCTCGTGCGCCACACCGGGCAGTCGCTGGAGAAAATTCAGCGCGATATGGAAAGGGATTTCTTCATGTCGAGCGAGGAGGCCAAGGAGTACGGCATCATTGACGCCGTTATGACCCAGCGCCGCAAGGAAATTCCCAAGTAA